A window of the Dongshaea marina genome harbors these coding sequences:
- a CDS encoding sigma 54-interacting transcriptional regulator — MMLDKVRRPVSELMQIQPTIMHYAKLLAGIMQLDVEVVDEELVRLAGTGRYDLAIGEPLTAGTRVLRHVMETKQQKLLLEPTRDPVCKGCKKIECCNEKAFLGVPIIVQGSCIGALSLVAFTDKARDHLLVNQQLFSDYIRHTSEMFVSKVLEQRAYSTPQVPPQELQELLRLLIDRVEQGVLILSQSGRVDYCNQVLLNHLGCTWSELSACQTRVLPTAYSSHQGEGAQHFHISFEEKTVLVSGQLHTLPGRQILVMALRQHQRCDRLDEGLPELSSVIGECSQMQRLKRIVARIASSPSTVLIRGESGTGKEVFAKAIHELSERHNKPFMAINCAAIPDQLLESELFGYEKGAFTGASSKGKKGLLLSADGGTLFLDEIGDMSLQLQAKLLRVLEEREVMPVGASKAIPINVRVISATNRDFEQMILGNEFREDLYYRLNVIPLYLPPLRERCGDVALLVHHFLDLHVRKIGGHYPEITPAVVDRLSAYEWPGNIRELSNLIEYLVNLVQPGEAIDVSLLPPQFDRLRISSSPATSQGASSVSLEEMERTVIVEALARHDNRKQAAEDLGIGIATLYRKIKKYGLS; from the coding sequence ATGATGTTAGATAAAGTACGCCGGCCTGTGTCTGAACTGATGCAGATACAGCCAACCATCATGCATTACGCAAAACTGCTTGCCGGGATCATGCAGCTCGATGTCGAGGTCGTCGATGAAGAGCTGGTCCGGCTTGCCGGAACAGGCCGTTATGATCTGGCCATCGGTGAGCCACTGACGGCAGGCACCCGGGTCCTTCGCCATGTCATGGAGACCAAGCAGCAGAAGCTGCTGCTGGAGCCTACCCGGGATCCGGTCTGCAAAGGATGTAAAAAAATTGAGTGCTGCAACGAGAAAGCGTTTCTCGGAGTCCCGATTATTGTCCAGGGAAGTTGCATCGGTGCTCTGAGCCTGGTTGCCTTTACCGACAAGGCCCGGGATCACTTGCTCGTCAATCAGCAGCTTTTCAGTGATTATATCCGGCATACCTCAGAGATGTTTGTGTCTAAGGTTCTCGAGCAGCGTGCCTATTCGACTCCTCAGGTTCCGCCCCAGGAGCTTCAAGAGCTGTTACGGCTTTTGATCGACAGGGTCGAGCAGGGGGTACTGATCCTCTCACAAAGTGGCCGGGTCGACTATTGTAATCAGGTATTGCTCAACCATCTTGGATGTACCTGGTCTGAGCTGAGTGCCTGTCAAACCCGGGTCCTTCCGACGGCTTACTCCAGCCACCAGGGGGAGGGGGCACAGCATTTTCATATCAGCTTTGAAGAGAAAACCGTGCTGGTCAGTGGTCAGCTACACACTCTGCCAGGTCGGCAGATCCTGGTCATGGCATTGCGCCAGCATCAGCGCTGCGATCGTTTGGATGAGGGGCTGCCCGAACTCTCCTCGGTGATCGGTGAGTGCAGCCAGATGCAAAGACTCAAGCGGATTGTCGCAAGGATCGCATCCAGCCCATCAACCGTGCTGATCCGCGGAGAGAGTGGCACCGGAAAGGAGGTGTTTGCCAAGGCGATCCATGAGCTCAGTGAGCGGCACAACAAGCCATTTATGGCGATCAACTGTGCGGCGATCCCGGACCAGCTTTTGGAAAGCGAGCTGTTTGGCTACGAGAAGGGGGCGTTCACCGGAGCGTCCAGCAAAGGGAAGAAGGGACTATTGCTCTCAGCCGATGGCGGTACCCTGTTTCTGGATGAGATCGGTGACATGTCGCTGCAGCTGCAGGCCAAGCTTCTGAGGGTGCTGGAGGAGCGAGAAGTGATGCCGGTCGGTGCCAGTAAGGCGATCCCAATCAATGTGCGGGTGATCTCGGCGACCAACCGTGATTTTGAGCAGATGATCCTGGGCAATGAGTTTCGTGAGGATCTCTATTACCGGCTCAATGTGATCCCCCTGTATCTACCGCCTCTGCGCGAGCGCTGCGGGGATGTGGCACTGCTGGTGCACCATTTCCTCGATCTGCATGTGCGTAAGATTGGCGGGCATTACCCTGAGATCACGCCGGCGGTGGTTGATCGCCTGTCCGCCTATGAGTGGCCGGGAAATATTCGTGAGCTGAGTAATCTTATCGAATACCTGGTGAACCTGGTGCAGCCGGGAGAGGCTATTGATGTGAGCCTGCTGCCACCTCAGTTTGATCGACTCAGGATCAGCTCCTCACCTGCGACCAGTCAGGGAGCCTCTTCGGTTAGCCTCGAGGAGATGGAGAGAACAGTGATTGTGGAGGCCCTGGCGCGCCACGACAATCGCAAGCAGGCGGCAGAAGATCTGGGGATCGGGATCGCGACCCTGTATCGTAAAATTAAGAAGTATGGCTTGAGTTGA
- the proQ gene encoding RNA chaperone ProQ has protein sequence MDKSEKLAKIKQVVVYLTEKFPNCFIAQGEAKPLKIGIFQDLAERLKDESELSKTTLRAALRQYTSSWRYLHGLKAGAERVDLDGNPCGVLTEEHVEHAQAALKESKDRAYARKRKNADAEKGDKPKKRPQGARNKATPRPAKKVVPKKPVDPSTLSVNQGVQVLVGKSPVPATIKEIQKDELLVQLNSGMVVKVNSQHVIL, from the coding sequence ATGGATAAATCAGAGAAGCTGGCCAAGATTAAGCAGGTGGTGGTTTACCTGACAGAAAAATTCCCCAACTGTTTCATTGCACAAGGCGAAGCGAAGCCGCTGAAAATTGGCATTTTTCAGGATCTGGCCGAGCGCCTGAAAGATGAGTCTGAGCTAAGCAAAACAACCCTGCGCGCGGCGCTGCGTCAATACACTTCAAGCTGGCGCTACCTCCATGGCTTAAAAGCCGGTGCAGAGCGTGTGGATCTGGATGGTAACCCTTGTGGCGTATTGACTGAAGAGCATGTTGAACATGCCCAGGCTGCGCTGAAGGAAAGCAAGGATCGCGCCTATGCACGCAAGCGCAAGAATGCGGATGCAGAGAAGGGTGACAAGCCTAAAAAGCGTCCTCAGGGAGCTCGCAACAAGGCAACCCCGCGTCCTGCAAAAAAGGTGGTACCTAAAAAGCCTGTCGATCCGTCAACACTGAGTGTCAATCAGGGCGTACAGGTTCTTGTCGGTAAGTCGCCCGTGCCTGCTACTATTAAAGAGATACAGAAAGATGAATTGCTGGTCCAGCTGAACTCTGGAATGGTTGTCAAGGTCAATTCACAGCACGTAATTCTTTAA